In the genome of Microbacterium saperdae, one region contains:
- a CDS encoding 3-keto-disaccharide hydrolase: MTLDTHDETGFRPIFDGSTLSGWHAEPRVYGSLYPGGPHLTDYIEEHGMKIPEHPELHAARWFVEDGILIGEQSTPGYGGYLVSDATFGDFELVLEARPDWPADTGVMLRRKTDDWAGFQVLIDHRESGGIGGFFGNGLASFSALPFAVVSRRDENGTIVGLAADDPPTSVEPVTPEKIARLSYAADVNDFLDAWKFGEWNEIRIRCVGALPVITTWVNGVKIAELDTATLDSPDYDPDAVLAHLGTRGHLALEVHDNDEMFGDARWAPGAQCRWRNIRVRDIESQEQSA, encoded by the coding sequence ATGACGCTGGACACACATGATGAGACGGGCTTCCGCCCGATCTTCGACGGCTCGACACTGTCGGGATGGCACGCCGAACCGCGCGTGTACGGAAGCCTGTATCCCGGAGGACCCCACCTGACGGACTACATCGAAGAGCATGGAATGAAGATTCCGGAGCACCCTGAGCTCCACGCGGCGCGGTGGTTCGTGGAGGACGGCATCCTGATCGGCGAGCAGTCGACGCCCGGCTATGGCGGCTACCTGGTCTCCGACGCGACCTTCGGCGACTTCGAGCTGGTTCTGGAAGCACGCCCGGACTGGCCGGCAGACACCGGTGTGATGCTGCGCCGCAAGACGGACGACTGGGCGGGTTTCCAGGTGTTGATCGATCACCGCGAATCCGGGGGAATCGGCGGATTCTTCGGCAACGGACTGGCCAGCTTCTCCGCTCTCCCGTTCGCCGTGGTCTCACGCCGGGATGAGAACGGCACCATCGTCGGCCTGGCTGCAGACGACCCCCCGACGAGCGTCGAGCCCGTGACCCCGGAGAAGATCGCGCGGCTCTCCTACGCCGCAGACGTGAACGACTTCCTCGACGCGTGGAAGTTCGGCGAGTGGAACGAGATCCGCATCCGCTGCGTCGGCGCCCTCCCCGTCATCACGACGTGGGTGAACGGCGTGAAGATCGCCGAGCTCGACACGGCGACGCTGGACTCTCCCGACTACGATCCGGACGCCGTCCTGGCACATCTGGGCACCCGTGGACACCTCGCCCTCGAGGTGCACGACAACGACGAGATGTTCGGAGATGCCCGGTGGGCACCCGGCGCCCAATGTCGCTGGCGAAACATCCGCGTTCGGGACATCGAGTCGCAGGAGCAGAGCGCATGA